In the Bos javanicus breed banteng chromosome 28, ARS-OSU_banteng_1.0, whole genome shotgun sequence genome, one interval contains:
- the FAM241B gene encoding protein FAM241B, whose translation MVRILANGEIVQDDDPRVRNTTQPRSSTPRQSFLNRGHGASLGGPGPRQQQAGARLGAAQSPFNDLNRQLVNMGFPQWHLGNHAVEPVTSILLLFLLMMLGVRGLLLVGLVYLVSHLSQR comes from the exons ATGGTTCGGATCTTGGCCAATGGGGAAATTGTGCAGGATGATGACCCCCGCGTGAGGAATACTACCCAGCCACGCAGTAGTACTCCTCGACAG AGCTTTCTCAATAGGGGCCACGGTGCCTCCCTGGGGGGTCCCGGCCCCCGCCAGCAGCAGGCAGGCGCCAGGCTGGGTGCCGCTCAGTCCCCCTTCAATGACCTCAACCGGCAGCTggtgaatatgggcttcccacagTGGCATCTGGGCAACCACGCCGTGGAGCCGGTGACCTCCATCCTGCTGCTGTTCCTGCTCATGATGCTCGGCGTGCGCGGGCTCCTGCTGGTGGGCCTCGTCTACCTGGTGTCCCACCTGAGTCAGCGGTGA